A DNA window from Choristoneura fumiferana chromosome 2, NRCan_CFum_1, whole genome shotgun sequence contains the following coding sequences:
- the LOC141445517 gene encoding uncharacterized protein, giving the protein MAKSKEIKSKVQMEGEFIPPDGGWGWMIIIAAGFSNLSALPMLQQFGLLFRDRFASLGITSSETTTIINMNSALTSCVGLANGPVFKTFTYRQVSLTGAIVVFISLMFCTFSYNFVTYLVSFSILYGAGYGISSSANALALNTYWKDRRRLATSLSWTTTGLGPMLWPHIITGLIYFFGEDGCILVISGFSLHAIACALLLQPVEWHCKSAKQKEGDEKNLLISDQNDKKDKESGYFSQLSKFKNLSAFSSQYIYNEDDAVNTGYEITDPGVPMMLRANDGYFSQSRQSRSRLSSRDGSAKNSRLNSKKPSMSNLTENRSRKSSTLYLNESKKNSTANLGALVQERDNYKPKRKTSITLKAQIPESEIEDCPTLKAPQDLKADEKVVVENIDPVKAKSIADKAEKHLASEKNLASKSVKSFKMEGQYGAAYNKNNHSNISLKNLDDNDERKYLKDNVSNQSYRTRHRRKSNNFNYESEVLKQASLKLEQYLKENEVNDQTDKFKLLINGPLDDDVFDEKKENELVEEVEEQLTFCQKVAIFFDLDLLKDFTFINLMLGITLANFNELNFSILTPFILGDYGMSKSEVALFMSLLAGVDICVRFCIPFVAGKIGWDNNSFFLFGVMSMAMGRVVLAYCQTYSVVLLVAVMIGFGKGLRTVFMALVIPTHVPLRKLPGATGIQLLTAGVAYLTLGPFVGWIKDNASTAVTLHCLNIFTWLTALSWGLEKYIRAKQQTQTVDDIIQINTNKVTMSRPKVNKVPPDGGYGWIVTFAYALNNVVVLPLIAGFGLVFQEAFDEVNLPATQGTLIITLNHGFGMLLSFFSGPVLRRFGYRKVAVTGALLISGGLMLTANASGFWLFLLSYSIINSMGIAAVMAAFSLAINSYFKEKRGRAIGVGMSITGLGAIYMPLVMSALMYAYGWRYAVLTLGALCLHSLVGACLLRPVKWYMVTPPQEMELLNKDEPAELINGGLPHNGTVPSLPRLANSEENGTVPVKSLSMRSLTNSVNLEARNAISHPDIRKKSPETLPSSDSRYKWWESQEINLGSSINIFHEHEFHKKREPEKEAFIENKEEAKANKTLFQKFVDFFDLTLLKDPIFLNIMFGLSMAACVETNFSLLLPIILKDMLAFETADIAKLMAVIGFSDTLFRLVSPFIGEWCNKSPRVMYLVSLLMIIFIRTIMLFTTSFIGMMFVALAMGVTKGVRTVYMNIVIPSYVPIERLPFASGIQMFFNGIIIITLGTVLGRIRESSGTYRIPIILLNCVTMISVILWSAEFLYFKIKSKSNQGQETPSS; this is encoded by the exons GTGCGGGCTATGGCATTAGTAGTTCTGCTAACGCACTAGCTTTAAATACGTACTGGAAGGACAGAAGGCGTTTAGCAACAAGTTTGTCATGGACAACTACTGGCCTCGGGCCCATGCTGTGGCCACACATCATCACAGGCTTGATATATTTCTTTGGCGAAGATGGATGTATCCTTGTCATAAGTGGATTTTCATTACACGCTATAGCTTGTGCATTACTTCTGCAGCCGGTAGAATGGCATTGTAAGTCTGCCAAGCAAAAAGAGGGTGACGAAAAAAATTTATTGATTTCTgatcaaaatgacaaaaaagatAAGGAAAGCGGCTATTTCAGTCAATTATCCAAATTTAAGAATCTCAGCGCTTTCTCCAGTCAGTACATTTACAATGAAGATGACGCAGTCAATACAGGTTATGAAATAACCGATCCAGGTGTGCCCATGATGCTTCGCGCCAATGACGGTTACTTCAGCCAGTCTCGGCAGTCCAGAAGCCGACTGTCATCAAGGGATGGATCAGCCAAAAATTCTCGCCTAAATTCCAAAAAACCTTCTATGTCAAATTTGACAGAGAATCGATCTCGAAAATCGTCAACATTATACCTTAACGAATCCAAAAAGAACTCCACCGCGAATCTAGGAGCTCTTGTTCAAGAGCGTGATAATTATAAACCTAAACGAAAAACGTCTATTACTCTCAAAGCACAGATTCCGGAATCTGAAATTGAAGATTGTCCAACGTTGAAAGCTCCTCAAGACTTAAAAGCAGATGAAAAAGTTGTTGTTGAAAATATAGACCCAGTGAAGGCTAAATCAATTGCTGATAAAGCTGAAAAACATTTAGCAAGTGAAAAAAATTTGGCCAGTAAAAGTGTAAAATCCTTTAAAATGGAGGGTCAGTATGGAGCTgcgtataataaaaataatcatagtAATATATCCCTTAAGAACCTAGATGATAATGacgaaagaaaatatttaaaagataaCGTCAGCAATCAGTCTTATCGTACAAGACATAGAAGAAAATCTAATAATTTTAACTATGAAAGTGAAGTATTAAAACAAGCGTCTTTGAAATTGGAGCAGTACTTAAAAGAAAATGAAGTTAATGATCAAACTGATAAATTTAAACTTTTGATAAATGGTCCTTTAGATGATGATGTATTTGAtgagaaaaaagaaaatgaattaGTTGAAGAAGTCGAGGAGCAATTAACGTTTTGCCAGAAAGTTGccatattttttgatttagaTTTATTGAAAGATTTTACCTTCATTAATTTGATGTTGGGTATCACACTGGCAAATTTCAACGAGCTAAATTTTTCGATATTGACACCATTTATTCTTGGTGACTACGGAATGAGCAAATCTGAAGTAGCTCTTTTTATGTCGCTATTAGCAGGAGTAGACATTTGTGTGAGATTTTGCATCCCCTTCGTTGCTGGCAAGATAGGATGGGATAACAATTCCTTCTTCTTATTTGGAGTCATGTCCATGGCCATGGGAAGAGTTG TCCTAGCGTACTGCCAGACGTACTCTGTGGTACTTCTAGTCGCTGTTATGATAGGCTTCGGCAAGGGGTTACGGACGGTCTTCATGGCACTGGTGATACCGACACATGTGCCTCTCCGCAAGCTGCCAGGAGCAACGGGGATACAGCTGCTCACTGCTGGCGTCGCTTACCTGACCCTTGGGCCTTTTGTTG GCTGGATTAAAGACAATGCGTCAACTGCCGTGACATTACACTGTTTGAACATATTCACGTGGCTCACAGCTCTGTCTTGGGGCCTCGAGAAGTACATAAGGGCAAAACAACAGACACAAACCGTAGACGATATTATTCAA ATAAACACGAACAAAGTTACTATGTCGAGGCCCAAAGTGAACAAAGTGCCGCCCGACGGTGGTTACGGCTGGATTGTCACATTCGCTTACGCGTTGAACAAT GTCGTTGTTCTTCCCCTCATAGCAGGGTTTGGATTGGTATTCCAAGAAGCATTCGACGAGGTCAACTTACCAGCAACTCAAGGGACTCTCATAATCACCCTGAACCATGGTTTTGGGATGCTACTGTCTTTCTTCAGCGGCCCGGTGCTACGTCGCTTCGGGTACAGGAAGGTGGCCGTCACTGGAGCCCTGCTGATCTCCGGTGGACTCATGTTGACGGCCAATGCATCCGGTTTCTGGCTCTTTCTACTGTCCTACAGTATTATAAACT CAATGGGCATAGCGGCAGTTATGGCAGCGTTCTCGCTGGCAATCAATTCATATTTCAAAGAGAAAAGAGGTAGAGCTATTGGCGTCGGGATGTCTATCACTGGTCTTGGCGCTATCTACATGCCACTAGTCATGAGTGCACTGATGTACGCCTACGGCTGGAGGTACGCAGTGCTCACTCTGGGCGCACTATGCCTGCATTCTCTCGTAGGAGCTTGTTTACTCAGACCAGTGAAGTGGTACATGGTTACACCTCCGCAAGAAATGGAGCTGTTAAACAAAGATGAACCCGCAGAGCTTATTAACGGCGGACTGCCACATAATG gTACCGTGCCGTCATTACCACGTCTTGCAAATTCTGAAGAAAATGGCACTGTGCCAGTCAAAAGTTTGTCTATGAGATCCCTTACGAATAGTGTTAATCTGGAAGCAAGAAATGCCATTTCTCATCCCGATATTCGTAAAAAGTCTCCCGAAACGCTGCCGTCCTCAGATTCTAGATATAAATGGTGGGAATCTCAAGAAATAAATTTGGGTAGTTCAATAAACATATTTCATGAACACGAGTTTCATAAAAAACGTGAACCAGAAAAAGAAGCATTCATTGAAAATAAAGAAGAAGCCAAAGCTAACAAAACACTATTtcaaaagtttgttgatttttttgatCTGACACTTCTGAAAGATCCAATATTCCTGAACATAATGTTTGGATTATCCATGGCTGCCTGCGTTGAGACGAATTTCTCGCTTCTTCTTCCAATCATTCTCAAAGATATGTTAGCCTTTGAAACTGCAGATATTGCGAAATTAATGGCCGTTATTGGATTTTCAGACACTCTGTTTCGACTAGTGTCCCCTTTCATAGGAGAATGGTGCAATAAGTCGCCTAGAGTGATGTATTTAGTCAGTTTGCTAATGATCATCTTCATAAGAACAA TTATGCTCTTCACAACATCGTTCATAGGCATGATGTTTGTAGCCTTGGCAATGGGAGTGACTAAAGGAGTGAGGACTGTGTACATGAACATTGTCATACCTAGCTATGTGCCCATTGAGCGACTACCCTTCGCTTCCGGTATACAAATGTTCTTTAAcggaattattataattacattgGGTACCGTATTAG GAAGGATACGCGAGTCATCTGGAACTTACAGAATACCCATAATACTCCTAAACTGTGTAACTATGATATCTGTGATCCTGTGGAGTGCGGAATTCCTTTATTTCAAGATCAAAAGCAAGAGTAATCAGGGGCAAGAAACTCCATCAagttaa
- the LOC141444678 gene encoding LOW QUALITY PROTEIN: uncharacterized protein (The sequence of the model RefSeq protein was modified relative to this genomic sequence to represent the inferred CDS: inserted 1 base in 1 codon): MAIAPAIIFILLVAFAYVKCESSNGYKFNNGNGAASFGELLKPPPLPLSHLQPVPFHGGASRSQRQNVDTGYHYQPPPPPPPPPALPTSDFKFPAPFYKKYNFNFVPPPQPFTTPASSMFQKVSSWLFPSHDTGSESGSTFNNNNIAPLKQDCNPCNLVPWIPVIRYDLGXKNIKQSLIPTYGPPSPTAQNVVQFRPRPFYSQNQELPQVSGGVPHASYGPPVSSNTGFASSTYGPPSPTHTIAIPTSSTFIPSPSFPIQSSSFGFSSTSLGQVSSSYNSVSTSYGVPSSTYKQPSSLYGVPSSTYGAPSSTYELASSTYGSPSSSYGISSSTYGTPTSTTPAPSFYTPHPLSSTYLPATTSYQPEALNNELPQVNQAEIIKNSQPADGLELPKASPPQGFRNSYGEPIFNNYAGDAPYPVSATAAESTKIRTEVLPSDGTKNLQVNGSLALANPAPFTLNRGRNIHTLQPVALPNLSVNPLPPIFNARPFRPLSPLKFPPNHALGINHMQQNANNVNIEQSVPIAEYTHSVEYPTSFVQSPIIDVDVPKISNQSKAYRNIPNSFIVDSIRDISSQASEDHLSATKSNQDSSFESTGADVGNDLYEPGIPTDLKFSSGNALLNHKNDFADLRGIKDEDVDKYRTESNLQNIDSPLLYLKPGAPHKEYTNFIISTTVRTNLNDYELYDDIPTTTTAAPKQSLFTSAWDESRTDYSDAFAEPTAAQEDANKPKIVQIIIPYTTKQEKEQTNQFDQNPEEWISTPEDDYQARKVPTVTESYLNYDSGTESYTTISTTTEEPANTDKENYESGKLNTPAILNDLYDVKEPPFDIIKLQHNIDDWTEQEFSKRFKTQSQRSRTNGKYAKQIPDEYFTTNSPVTQYLTPSTYEFYDHEGSSSVRHSVTDDDSSKSYREYNNIDRTKKKKKDRESDDPEELQKLHIYTAASSFRSTSTTPAPWGKIETSISPLTKEKVYVVTSKPWMNTENVTNNWEHDVESFESKKTDKDNDVAFSDSLPFHSPRFSNRPSFTTGGKIEAATSESSFGFSRNWHQRINELENLKQNNSTSLPEGSQHKSTNKEEDTHHITVTAEPLEDAVV; this comes from the exons aTAATCTTCATCCTCCTGGTTGCTTTCGCATACGTCAAATGCGAGTCCTCAAATGGGTACAAATTCAACAATGGAAATGGAGCGGCGTCATTTGGGGAATTATTAAAGCCGCCGCCGCTACCGTTGTCTCACTTACAACCTGTGCCGTTCCATGGAGGAGCCAGTAGGTCACAGCGGCAGAATGTAGACACTGGATACCATTATCAGCCGCCTCCGCCACCTCCACCTCCTCCAGCCCTTCCCACATCTGATTTCAAATTCCCAGCACCCTTctataaaaagtataattttaatttcgtGCCACCTCCTCAACCCTTTACTACCCCAGCGTCGTCAATGTTCCAAAAAGTCTCAAGTTGGCTTTTTCCTTCACATGACACAGGATCCGAGTCAGGATCAACATTTAATAACAACAACATAGCGCCTTTAAAACAAGATTGCAATCCTTGCAATTTAGTGCCTTGGATACCAGTAATAAGATACGATTTAG CTAAGAATATAAAGCAAAGTTTGATACCAACGTATGGGCCACCGAGTCCGACTGCTCAGAATGTGGTACAATTTAGACCCAGGCcattttattcacaaaatcaaGAATTGCCACAGGTGTCAGGTGGTGTACCTCATGCGAGCTACGGTCCGCCTGTATCGTCTAATACAGGCTTTGCCAGTTCTACTTATGGTCCACCAAGCCCAACACATACGATAGCTATTCCGACTAGTTCTACTTTCATACCTAGTCCATCTTTTCCGATCCAAAGCTCGTCATTTGGATTCTCTAGTACATCATTAGGACAAGTAAGCTCTTCTTACAACTCTGTTAGTACTTCATACGGGGTGCCAAGCTCAACATATAAGCAACCTAGCTCCTTATACGGCGTACCTAGCTCTACATACGGTGCACCTAGTTCAACTTATGAATTAGCGAGCTCAACATATGGGTCACCGAGTTCCTCTTACGGAATATCTAGTTCAACATACGGCACTCCTACTTCCACAACACCGGCACCGTCATTCTACACCCCCCATCCTTTATCGTCTACTTATTTGCCAGCCACTACTAGTTACCAGCCAGAAGCTTTAAATAACGAACTACCGCAGGTAAATCAGGCTGAGATTATCAAAAATTCGCAACCTGCAGACGGATTGGAGTTGCCTAAAGCTTCACCTCCACAGGGATTCCGAAATTCGTATGGAGAACCCATATTTAACAATTATGCTGGAGATGCTCCCTACCCCGTTTCAGCTACTGCAGCAGAATCAACTAAGATTCGGACAGAAGTTTTACCCAGTGACGGAACGAAAAATTTACAAGTAAATGGTTCATTAGCGCTGGCTAACCCAGCACCATTTACATTAAATAGAGGCCGAAACATACACACATTACAACCAGTGGCTTTGCCTAATCTAAGTGTAAATCCACTGCCTCCAATATTTAATGCACGACCGTTCCGACCACTATCTCCACTTAAATTTCCTCCAAATCATGCTCTTGGAATAAATCACATGCAGCAGAATGCAAACAATGTCAACATTGAACAAAGTGTACCTATTGCAGAATATACACATTCCGTTGAATATCCAACATCATTTGTTCAGTCACCTATAATTGACGTAGATGTTCCTAAAATATCTAACCAATCAAAAGCGTACCGAAATATTCCTAACAGTTTTATTGTAGATAGCATACGAGATATCTCATCCCAGGCTTCGGAAGATCATCTTTCAGCAACCAAATCAAATCAAGATTCTAGTTTTGAAAGTACTGGTGCTGATGTGGGTAATGATTTATATGAACCAGGTATACCGACTGATCTAAAGTTTAGTTCTGGTAACGCTCTTTTAAATCATAAGAATGACTTTGCTGATTTACGAGGTATTAAAGACGAAGATGTAGATAAATATCGCACTGAAAGTAATTTACAGAATATAGATTCACCACTGCTATATTTGAAACCGGGGGCACCTCACAAAGAATATACAAATTTTATCATATCAACTACGGTTCGAACAAATTTGAATGATTATGAGCTATACGATGATattccaacaacaacaacagcagcACCAAAACAATCATTATTTACCAGTGCTTGGGATGAGAGCAGAACAGATTACAGTGATGCATTTGCTGAACCAACTGCAGCACAAGAAGATGCTAATAAACCGAAGATAGTTCAAATTATTATACCCTATACAACTAAACAGGAAAAGGAACAAACAAATCAATTTGATCAAAACCCTGAAGAGTGGATATCTACCCCAGAGGATGATTATCAAGCTAGAAAAGTACCTACTGTAACTGAAAGTTACCTAAATTATGACTCCGGCACGGAGAGTTATACAACTATCAGTACGACAACTGAAGAACCGGCTAACACAGACAAAGAAAATTACGAGTCCGGAAAGCTAAATACACCAGCAATCCTTAATGACTTATACGATGTTAAGGAACCCCCTTTCGACATTATAAAACTTCAACATAATATTGATGACTGGACGGAGCAAGAATTTTCAAAGCGTTTTAAAACACAATCACAACGCAGTCGGACGAACGGAAAATACGCAAAACAAATACCAGATGAATATTTTACAACCAATAGTCCTGTTACGCAGTATTTAACTCCGAGTACTTATGAATTTTACGATCACGAAGGGTCAAGCAGCGTTCGTCATTCTGTTACAGATGACGACAGCAGTAAGTCTTACAGAGAGTATAACAATATTGACAGAactaagaaaaagaaaaaagatcgCGAAAGTGATGATCCCGAAGAATTGCAAAAACTTCACATTTACACAGCAGCGTCATCTTTTCGAAGTACATCTACTACCCCGGCACCTTGGGGCAAAATTGAAACTTCTATATCTCCATTAACTAAAGAAAAGGTGTACGTAGTTACCTCTAAACCTTGGATGAACACAGAAAATGTGACTAATAATTGGGAACATGATGTAGAGTCATTCGAATCTAAGAAAACGGACAAAGATAACGATGTTGCTTTCTCAGATAGTCTCCCGTTCCACTCCCCTAGGTTTTCAAATCGTCCAAGCTTTACCACTGGTGGCAAAATAGAAGCAGCTACTTCAGAATCATCTTTTGGATTTTCAAGAAATTGGCATCAAAGAA TTAATGAATTGGAGAATTTGAAGCAGAATAACAGTACATCATTACCAGAAGGTTCTCAGCACAAATCCACTAACAAGGAAGAG GATACACACCACATTACAGTGACTGCAGAACCTCTTGAAGATGCCGTAGTGTGA